The Iamia sp. SCSIO 61187 genomic sequence CAACTTCCGCGACTGACGCCGAGGCGCCGGTGGACCTCGGCCCGGCCCACCTCCGCCCGTCCCGGCCCGACCCGTTCTGTCGCGCTGAGCGCTCATCGGCGACCGCCTGGCGCGACAGAAGGGTCCCCCGACCGGCCAGGGCCTCGCCGATGAGCCGGCAGATCCGCTGCGGCTCCTGGTCCATCGCTCGAGACGTGACCTGCAGGACCCGGTAGCCCGCGACCTGGAGCTCGTTGGCCCGCATGGTGTCGGCCGTCAGCTGGTCCGGAGTGCGGTGGAAGGCGTAGCCGAGCGCCTCGATGACGAGCCGTTCGGCCTCGTAGAGGAAGTCGACCCGGGCCGGGCCGCCCGCGGAGCGGGCGATGCGCCGCTGGAGGGCAGGTCGTGGCAGGCCCGCCGCATCGACCAGCCGCAGGAGGCGCCGTTCGAGCCAGCTCTCCGTCGGGCCCATCCTGGTCCGAGCGTCGAGCGCCCGCTCGAAGGCCGCCACGCCGTCCCGCCCGCGGCACCGACGCTCGGCCAGGACCCAGCGCAGCCACGGCAGGGAGGCGCCACCTGTCTCCAGCGCGGCGCTCACGACATCGATCAGCTGCTCCTCGGTGAGCACGTGCGGGACCAGCGCGCCGAGCGACATCAGCGTCCGGGCGAGGCTCATGGTCCTGATGCCATCGACGACGACGATGTCCTCGGGCGGCAGGTTGGTCGAGGCGTGCACGATGAGCGTCCGGCGATCGGCTGCCGCCAGGGTCGTCGACCGCCCCTTCAGCACCGTCACCTCGATGACGCCACCGAGCGGCATGTACCCGTGCAGCCATGTGCTCGTCCGCTGCGACGCGACCGCGTCGCGGTCGAGGCATGCCGCCCGCACGATCTGCCGGTCCGTCGGTGGGGCCGACGGGAGGCGATAGGTCCGCGCCCCGACCGGTACGAGCAGGCCGGTCGCCGTCCGGCGGCGCACCGTCGCACCGCTGACGCCCGCATCGAGCAGCTGGGCCCGCGTCACCAGACCGTCCTGTCCTGCGGCGATGGCGGCGACGGCCGCCTCTCGCTCTGGGTCCACGTTCGCTCCCCGGTCGGGGGCGGCGGCGCCGCCCGTGGCGCGGGCCATGAGGCCGATCCGCCAAGGGGTCCCGGGGCGTCGGTGCGGGCTTACCCGATCGTCCTCGAGTCCAAGCCCCGATCGGTTCTGTCGCGCCCAGCGCTCACCCACGAGCGCTCAGCGCGACAGAACGGGACAGGCCCACGCCCCGATCGGTTCTGTCGCGACCAGCGCTCACCGATGAGCGCTCAGCGCGACAGAACGGTCAGCGCCAGGCGCCGGCGCGGAGGCGGGCGACGCGCTCCTCGGTGGGCGGGTGGGTGCGGAACAGGCTGGCGAACTGGACCCGGCGGCCGCTCAGCGGGTTGATGATGTAGGCCTGGGCGTGGGCCTGGTCGATCTGCATCGGCACCTGATGGGCGTAGGCGTCGATCTTCTGGAGGGCCCGGGCCAGGCCCTCGCCGTCGCCGAGCAGCGCCGCACCCGAGCGGTCGGCCTCGAACTCCCGGCTGCGGGACAGCGCCATCTGGAGGACGGCCGCCGCCAGCGGGGCGAGGAGGGCCATGGCCAGCAGGCCGAAGATGCCCCCGTCGCGGTCGCGGTCGCCACCTCCCCCGCCGCCGAGCATGGCGCCCCACATCACCATGCGGGCCGAGAAGGTGATGCCCATGGCCACCGCGGCGGCGACCGAGGAGATGAGGATGTCGCGGTTGCCGACGTGGCTGATCTCGTGGGCCAGGACGCCCCGCAGCTCGTCCCACGTGAGCACCTGGAGGATCCCCTCGGTGACGGCGACGGCGGCGTGCTCCGGGTTGCGGCCGGTGGCGAAGGCGTTGGGCTGGGCCTCGGGGCTGACGTAGAGCCGGGGCATCGGCATGTCCGCCCGGGCCGCGAGGTCCCGCACGATGGCGAAGTACTCGGGCATCTCGGCCTCGGTGACCTCGCGGGC encodes the following:
- a CDS encoding M48 family metalloprotease encodes the protein MRNTLKTTVLLAGLGGLMVLIGSFFGTTGAVIGLVVGLAFVGGSYWFSDTIAIRAARAREVTEAEMPEYFAIVRDLAARADMPMPRLYVSPEAQPNAFATGRNPEHAAVAVTEGILQVLTWDELRGVLAHEISHVGNRDILISSVAAAVAMGITFSARMVMWGAMLGGGGGGDRDRDGGIFGLLAMALLAPLAAAVLQMALSRSREFEADRSGAALLGDGEGLARALQKIDAYAHQVPMQIDQAHAQAYIINPLSGRRVQFASLFRTHPPTEERVARLRAGAWR